From Methylobacterium radiodurans, a single genomic window includes:
- a CDS encoding aliphatic sulfonate ABC transporter substrate-binding protein: protein MRPSRRVLLGAAGIALAQLAGLVPAPARAEAPTEIRLDWATYNPVGLLLKEKGFLEEALKPRGIKVRWVQSLGSNKALEFLNAGAIDFGSAAGAAALVARINGNPIKAVYAFSRPEWTALVTRKDTGIARPADLKGRRVAVTRGTDPHIFLIRALQGAGLTEKDAKLVLLQHPDGRTALERGDVDAWAGLDPMMAAAEIEGGAVLFHRDAAANTWGLLDVREAFAKENPELVRVVIAAYEQARAYALANPQALAAALVAATKLPEPVIARQLERTDITQPAIGPAQADSIKAAGLALQQAGVIAAGTDVAAAVDGLLDPSFNPAPAR from the coding sequence ATGCGTCCGAGTCGCCGTGTCCTCCTGGGTGCCGCCGGCATCGCCCTGGCGCAGCTCGCGGGCCTGGTCCCCGCGCCCGCCCGCGCCGAGGCGCCGACGGAGATCCGCCTCGACTGGGCGACCTACAACCCGGTCGGGCTCCTGCTGAAGGAGAAGGGCTTCCTGGAGGAGGCCCTGAAGCCCCGCGGCATCAAGGTGCGCTGGGTCCAGTCGCTCGGCTCCAACAAGGCGCTCGAATTCCTGAACGCGGGCGCGATCGATTTCGGCTCGGCGGCCGGCGCCGCAGCCCTGGTCGCGCGCATCAACGGCAACCCGATCAAGGCGGTCTACGCCTTCTCGCGGCCCGAATGGACAGCGCTCGTCACCCGCAAGGACACGGGCATCGCCCGGCCGGCCGACCTCAAGGGGCGGCGCGTCGCCGTCACCCGCGGCACCGACCCGCACATCTTCCTGATCCGCGCGCTCCAGGGCGCCGGCCTCACCGAGAAGGACGCCAAGCTCGTCCTGCTGCAGCACCCGGACGGGCGCACCGCGCTGGAGCGCGGCGACGTCGATGCCTGGGCGGGCCTCGATCCGATGATGGCGGCGGCCGAGATCGAGGGCGGCGCGGTGCTGTTCCACCGGGACGCGGCGGCCAACACCTGGGGCCTGCTCGACGTGCGCGAGGCCTTCGCCAAGGAGAACCCGGAGCTGGTGCGCGTCGTGATCGCTGCCTACGAGCAGGCCCGGGCCTACGCGCTGGCCAACCCGCAGGCGCTCGCGGCGGCGCTCGTCGCGGCGACGAAGCTGCCGGAACCGGTGATCGCGCGCCAGCTCGAGCGCACGGACATCACCCAGCCGGCGATCGGGCCGGCCCAGGCCGACTCGATCAAGGCGGCGGGCCTCGCCCTGCAGCAGGCGGGCGTGATCGCGGCCGGGACCGACGTCGCGGCGGCGGTCGACGGGCTGCTCGACCCGAGCTTCAATCCGGCGCCCGCGCGCTGA
- a CDS encoding ABC transporter permease: MVWLRHGGRAALGLLLPLALALGWEIAVRLGLASGRLLPPPSRIGAALLDLAASGDLLVHVRATLARVGLGFLWGAGTGILAGALVATVPALRWLLDPSLQALRAVPSLAWVPLFILWFGILETPKVLLIAVGVFFPVYIGVAGAIASVDRKLVEVGRIFRLSGIALVRRILLPAVLPATLVALRTGLGLGFLFVVAAELMGASEGLGYLLVDGQQFGKPDQILAAIIAFAVVGKLADALLVALTGPLVRWQDTVRESL; the protein is encoded by the coding sequence ATGGTCTGGCTGCGCCACGGCGGCCGGGCCGCCCTCGGCCTGCTGCTGCCGCTCGCCCTCGCGCTCGGCTGGGAGATCGCGGTCCGGCTCGGCCTGGCGTCCGGCCGGCTCCTGCCGCCGCCGAGCCGGATCGGCGCGGCGCTCCTCGACCTCGCGGCCTCCGGCGACCTTCTGGTCCACGTGCGGGCGACGCTCGCGCGGGTCGGGCTCGGCTTCCTCTGGGGCGCGGGGACCGGCATCCTGGCGGGCGCGCTTGTCGCGACGGTGCCGGCGCTGCGCTGGCTGCTCGACCCGAGCCTGCAGGCCCTTCGGGCCGTGCCTTCGCTCGCCTGGGTGCCGCTCTTCATCCTGTGGTTCGGCATCCTGGAGACGCCGAAGGTGCTGCTGATCGCGGTGGGCGTGTTCTTCCCAGTCTATATCGGGGTGGCGGGCGCGATCGCCTCGGTCGATCGCAAGCTGGTCGAGGTCGGGCGGATCTTCCGGCTCTCCGGCATCGCCCTGGTGCGGCGCATCCTGCTGCCGGCGGTGCTGCCCGCAACGCTGGTCGCCCTGCGCACGGGCCTCGGCCTCGGCTTCCTGTTCGTGGTGGCGGCCGAGCTGATGGGCGCCTCCGAGGGTCTCGGCTATCTGCTGGTCGACGGCCAGCAATTCGGCAAACCGGACCAGATCCTGGCGGCGATCATCGCCTTCGCGGTGGTGGGCAAGCTCGCCGACGCCCTGCTGGTCGCGCTCACCGGCCCGCTGGTGCGCTGGCAGGACACGGTGCGCGAGAGCCTATGA
- a CDS encoding ABC transporter ATP-binding protein — MLSIETLSKTYADGTRALAEIDLAVPAGEIVALVGGSGCGKTTLLRLIAGLDRASAGRVRLDDEVIGAPHPGVGLVFQEPRLLPWLDVAGNVGFGLADLPRAERASRVGHALERVGLAEHARRWPRELSGGQQQRVSIARAFVAHPRVLLLDEPFSALDAFTRRDLHGHLLALWSETRPTILIVTHDVGEAVALADRAVVMRPKPGRLDETVGLPLPRPRDPADPRSEAAVRAILAALDRSLRPGGARPEPAAPGGNWW, encoded by the coding sequence GTGCTCAGCATCGAGACCCTGTCGAAGACCTACGCGGACGGCACCCGGGCGCTGGCGGAGATCGATCTCGCGGTGCCGGCTGGGGAGATCGTCGCGCTGGTCGGCGGCTCGGGCTGCGGCAAGACCACCCTGCTGCGCCTGATCGCGGGGCTCGACCGGGCGAGCGCCGGCCGGGTGCGCCTGGACGACGAGGTGATCGGGGCGCCCCATCCGGGCGTCGGCCTCGTCTTCCAGGAGCCGCGCCTGCTGCCCTGGCTCGACGTCGCCGGCAATGTCGGCTTCGGCCTCGCCGACCTGCCGCGGGCCGAGCGGGCCTCCCGGGTCGGCCACGCGCTGGAGCGCGTCGGGCTCGCCGAGCACGCCCGGCGCTGGCCGCGGGAACTCTCGGGCGGGCAGCAGCAGCGGGTCTCCATCGCCCGTGCCTTCGTGGCGCATCCGCGGGTGCTGCTCCTCGACGAGCCGTTCTCGGCGCTCGACGCCTTCACCCGCCGCGACCTGCACGGCCACCTGCTCGCCCTCTGGTCGGAGACGCGGCCCACCATCCTCATCGTCACCCACGACGTCGGCGAGGCGGTGGCGCTCGCCGACCGGGCCGTGGTGATGCGCCCCAAGCCTGGCCGCCTCGACGAGACCGTGGGCCTGCCCCTGCCCCGCCCGCGCGACCCGGCCGATCCCCGGAGCGAGGCGGCGGTGCGGGCGATCCTGGCCGCCCTCGACCGCTCCCTGCGCCCGGGCGGCGCCCGCCCCGAGCCCGCCGCGCCCGGCGGGAACTGGTGGTAG
- a CDS encoding bifunctional allantoicase/(S)-ureidoglycine aminohydrolase produces the protein MTASPYNPPCGGLPPQTALMTGRAVFTEAYAVIPKGVMSDIVTSVLPFWEGTRAWMLSRPLSGFSETFAQYLMEVAPGGGSASPEPDGQAQGVLFVVEGRPSLTLDGHEHGLRPGSYAYLAPGAAWSLRNAEGAAARFHWIRKAYERVPGIAAPESFVTHESREDPVPMPGTDGAWATTRFVASDDVRHDMHVNIVAMRPGASIPFEETHVMEHGLFVLEGKAVYRLNRDWVEVEAGDFMWLRAFCPQACYAGGPGPFRYLLYKDVNRHAALNPRGLGR, from the coding sequence ATGACCGCCTCCCCCTACAACCCGCCCTGCGGCGGCCTTCCGCCCCAGACCGCGCTGATGACCGGCCGGGCCGTGTTCACCGAGGCCTACGCCGTCATCCCCAAGGGCGTGATGAGCGACATCGTCACCTCGGTCTTGCCCTTCTGGGAGGGCACGCGCGCCTGGATGCTGTCGCGCCCGCTCTCGGGCTTCTCCGAGACCTTCGCGCAGTACCTGATGGAGGTCGCCCCCGGCGGCGGCAGCGCGAGCCCCGAGCCCGACGGGCAAGCGCAAGGCGTGCTCTTCGTGGTGGAGGGGCGCCCAAGCCTGACGCTCGACGGGCACGAGCACGGCCTGCGCCCCGGCAGCTACGCCTATCTCGCGCCGGGCGCCGCGTGGTCCCTGCGCAACGCGGAGGGCGCGGCCGCCCGCTTCCACTGGATCCGCAAGGCCTACGAGCGGGTGCCGGGCATCGCGGCGCCCGAGAGCTTCGTCACCCACGAGAGCCGCGAGGATCCCGTCCCGATGCCGGGCACGGACGGCGCCTGGGCCACCACCCGCTTCGTCGCCTCCGACGACGTGCGCCACGACATGCACGTCAACATCGTCGCCATGCGCCCCGGCGCCTCGATCCCGTTCGAGGAGACGCACGTGATGGAGCACGGCCTGTTCGTTCTGGAGGGCAAGGCGGTCTACCGGCTCAACCGCGACTGGGTCGAGGTCGAGGCCGGCGACTTCATGTGGCTGCGCGCCTTCTGCCCGCAGGCCTGCTACGCGGGCGGCCCCGGCCCCTTTCGCTACCTGCTCTACAAGGACGTGAACCGCCACGCCGCCCTGAATCCCCGCGGGCTCGGCCGGTGA
- a CDS encoding ureidoglycolate lyase, producing MSGRTLAAHLLTAEAFRPFGTVIDKAAVAPRPMNAGRARRFHDLAAVPVLGAESTVVIGHVEAEPYPVPLVFSLVERHPLGAQAFVPLDASPFLVVVCPDEGGRPGRPQAFLTAPGQGVCYDAGTWHGVLTPIGAAQDFLVIDRGGPGVNLEEYVYEEPWTVTLPEGGA from the coding sequence GTGAGCGGGCGGACCCTCGCGGCGCACCTCCTCACCGCGGAGGCCTTCCGGCCCTTCGGCACGGTGATCGACAAGGCCGCGGTTGCCCCGCGCCCGATGAATGCCGGCCGGGCGCGCCGCTTCCACGACCTCGCGGCGGTGCCGGTGCTGGGCGCGGAGAGCACCGTGGTGATCGGCCATGTCGAGGCTGAGCCCTACCCGGTGCCGCTGGTGTTCAGCCTCGTCGAGCGCCACCCCCTCGGCGCCCAGGCCTTCGTGCCGCTCGACGCCTCCCCCTTCCTCGTCGTGGTCTGCCCGGACGAGGGGGGCCGGCCGGGTCGGCCGCAGGCCTTCCTCACCGCGCCCGGCCAGGGCGTCTGCTACGATGCGGGCACGTGGCACGGGGTGCTGACCCCCATCGGCGCGGCCCAGGACTTCCTGGTGATCGACCGCGGCGGCCCGGGGGTGAACCTCGAGGAATACGTCTACGAGGAGCCCTGGACGGTCACGCTGCCGGAGGGGGGCGCCTGA
- a CDS encoding GGDEF domain-containing protein, with translation MQIDLATLWYLTIGTLLVSAALTLWERQAHPRRARELGTWGGACAVFAFGCVVAMNRGLLPGATGAALTNLLMVLGYLMVLHGAARLDGPARFRGSAAALAALALLWAVAGWRFEAAFWNHVAALPIALACGLTAWTLLRSRTIRGLRSRPVAVAVSAGHGLFYLLRGLVAPVLAERYGPGLLPVFAKVTMYEAVLYSVAMPMTFLALVREEAQAQLLAAARTDFLTGLANRQGFFEQGARMLAERVADRPVALLAFDLDHFKRINDHHGHAAGDAVLALFARVARDVAGPDALVARLGGEEFAALLPRQSGRTARQIGEGVARLFAEAVAHRDGPGIPATVSVGLAEAGPAHADLASLLSAADRALYQAKARGRNRVEVAAAA, from the coding sequence ATGCAGATCGACCTCGCGACGCTCTGGTACCTGACCATCGGGACGCTGCTCGTCTCGGCGGCGCTGACGCTGTGGGAGCGGCAGGCCCATCCCCGGCGCGCGCGCGAGCTCGGGACCTGGGGGGGGGCCTGCGCGGTCTTCGCCTTCGGCTGCGTGGTCGCGATGAACCGCGGCCTGCTGCCCGGTGCGACCGGCGCGGCGCTCACGAACCTCCTGATGGTGCTGGGCTACCTGATGGTGCTGCACGGAGCGGCCCGCCTCGACGGTCCGGCCCGCTTCCGGGGCTCGGCGGCGGCGCTCGCCGCGCTCGCCCTCCTCTGGGCGGTCGCGGGCTGGCGCTTCGAGGCGGCGTTCTGGAACCACGTCGCCGCGCTGCCGATCGCGCTCGCCTGCGGCCTGACCGCCTGGACGCTCCTGCGCAGCCGCACGATCCGGGGCCTGCGCTCGCGGCCGGTCGCGGTCGCGGTCTCGGCCGGGCACGGCCTGTTCTACCTCCTGCGCGGGCTGGTGGCGCCCGTCCTCGCCGAGCGCTACGGGCCGGGCCTGCTGCCGGTCTTCGCCAAGGTCACGATGTACGAGGCGGTGCTCTACTCCGTCGCCATGCCGATGACCTTCCTGGCGCTGGTGCGCGAGGAGGCGCAGGCCCAGCTCCTTGCGGCGGCGCGCACGGATTTCCTCACCGGGCTGGCCAACCGTCAGGGCTTCTTCGAGCAGGGCGCGCGGATGCTCGCGGAGCGGGTGGCGGACCGGCCGGTCGCGCTCCTCGCCTTCGACCTCGACCATTTCAAGCGCATCAACGACCATCACGGGCACGCGGCGGGCGACGCGGTGCTCGCCCTGTTCGCCCGCGTGGCCCGGGACGTGGCCGGCCCGGACGCCCTGGTGGCCCGCCTCGGAGGCGAGGAGTTCGCGGCCCTCCTGCCACGGCAGAGCGGGCGCACGGCGCGACAGATCGGCGAGGGCGTCGCGCGCCTCTTCGCGGAGGCCGTCGCCCACCGCGACGGGCCCGGCATCCCGGCGACCGTCAGCGTGGGCCTGGCGGAGGCGGGTCCGGCGCACGCCGACCTCGCGAGCCTGCTCTCGGCGGCCGACCGCGCGCTCTACCAGGCGAAGGCACGGGGGCGGAACCGCGTCGAGGTCGCGGCCGCGGCCTGA
- a CDS encoding winged helix-turn-helix domain-containing protein, translating to MTRLSIRIDLGPGHRVGPGKVRLLEAVAEHGSISAAGRALGMSYRRAWTLIEALNAGFGRPVVEAQAGGRAGGGARLSSFGAGLVADYRALERAAERAAAPFLARLSGPDDAPRDHPAQENPADIAQEY from the coding sequence ATGACCCGTCTGAGCATCCGGATCGATCTCGGCCCCGGTCACCGGGTCGGCCCCGGCAAGGTTCGGTTGCTGGAGGCGGTAGCCGAGCACGGCTCGATCTCGGCCGCCGGCCGGGCGCTCGGCATGTCCTACCGGCGCGCCTGGACCCTGATCGAGGCGCTGAACGCCGGCTTCGGCCGGCCGGTGGTCGAGGCCCAGGCGGGCGGCCGGGCCGGGGGCGGGGCCCGCCTCTCATCCTTCGGCGCCGGGCTCGTGGCGGATTACCGGGCGCTGGAGCGCGCGGCCGAGCGGGCGGCCGCCCCCTTCCTGGCGCGCCTGTCCGGTCCGGACGATGCGCCCCGGGACCACCCGGCGCAAGAGAATCCAGCCGATATCGCGCAGGAATACTAG
- the modA gene encoding molybdate ABC transporter substrate-binding protein, whose product MRTLTRSGFLAALVASALLGAGPAWAAEPVTVFAAASLKNALDDIAGAYAREGKPAPRVSYAASNTLAKQIEQGAPADLFFSADLDWMDYLAKQNLIRPDTRVSLLANSIVLIAPKDARTEVRMGPGLDLAAALGSGRLAMGNVEAVPAGKYGKAALEKLGAWAGVKDRVAQAESVRAALLLVSRGEAPLGIVYATDAAADANVRIVATFPADSHPPIVYPVAITKDSANPDAAALLAYLRGPAAKAAFEKQGFTVLNRATTAAQ is encoded by the coding sequence ATGCGCACGCTCACCCGCAGCGGCTTCCTGGCCGCCCTCGTCGCCTCTGCCCTGCTGGGAGCGGGACCGGCCTGGGCGGCCGAGCCCGTCACGGTCTTCGCGGCAGCCAGCCTGAAGAACGCGCTCGACGACATCGCGGGCGCCTACGCCAGGGAGGGCAAGCCGGCGCCGCGGGTCTCCTACGCGGCCTCGAACACGCTGGCCAAGCAGATCGAGCAGGGCGCGCCCGCCGACCTGTTCTTCTCCGCCGACCTCGACTGGATGGACTACCTCGCCAAGCAGAACCTCATCCGGCCCGACACGCGCGTGAGCTTGCTCGCCAACAGCATCGTGCTGATCGCCCCGAAGGATGCGAGGACCGAGGTGCGGATGGGGCCGGGCCTCGACCTCGCGGCGGCCCTGGGCTCGGGACGGCTCGCCATGGGCAACGTCGAGGCGGTGCCCGCCGGCAAGTACGGCAAGGCGGCCCTGGAGAAGCTCGGCGCCTGGGCGGGCGTGAAGGACCGGGTGGCGCAAGCGGAGAGCGTGCGCGCGGCGCTGCTCCTGGTCTCCCGCGGCGAGGCGCCGCTCGGCATCGTCTACGCCACCGACGCCGCCGCCGACGCCAACGTGCGGATCGTCGCGACCTTCCCGGCCGACAGCCACCCGCCGATCGTCTACCCGGTGGCGATCACCAAGGACTCGGCCAATCCCGACGCGGCGGCCCTGCTCGCCTACCTGCGCGGGCCCGCCGCCAAGGCGGCCTTCGAGAAGCAGGGCTTCACGGTGCTGAACCGCGCGACCACCGCGGCCCAGTGA
- the modB gene encoding molybdate ABC transporter permease subunit — MTGWLTPEEWQALRLSLLVATTGTLASLPLGLGVAYLLARGRFWGRTLLDMAVHLPLVLPPVVTGYLLLLAFGRRGPVGSVLAEFGIVFAFRWTGAALACAVMGFPLLVRAIRLSIEAVDGKLEQAAATLGANPVQVFARVTLPLILPGILAGLVLCFAKAMGEFGATITFVSNIPGETQTLPSAIYTLTQVPGGEAGAMRLTLISIAVSMAALVLSELLARGVARRLAA, encoded by the coding sequence GTGACGGGCTGGCTGACACCCGAGGAGTGGCAGGCCCTGCGCCTCAGCTTGCTGGTGGCGACCACCGGCACGCTAGCGAGCCTGCCGCTCGGCCTCGGCGTGGCCTACCTGCTCGCGCGGGGCCGGTTCTGGGGCCGGACGCTCCTCGACATGGCCGTGCACCTGCCCCTGGTGCTGCCACCGGTGGTGACCGGTTACCTGCTGCTCCTCGCCTTCGGACGGCGCGGGCCGGTGGGCAGCGTGCTCGCCGAGTTCGGCATCGTGTTCGCGTTCCGCTGGACAGGCGCGGCGCTCGCCTGCGCGGTGATGGGCTTTCCGCTGCTGGTGCGGGCGATCCGCCTGTCGATCGAGGCGGTGGACGGCAAGCTCGAACAGGCGGCCGCGACCCTCGGGGCGAACCCGGTGCAGGTCTTCGCCCGGGTGACCCTGCCGCTGATCCTGCCCGGCATCCTGGCGGGCCTCGTGCTCTGCTTCGCCAAGGCGATGGGCGAGTTCGGCGCTACCATCACCTTCGTGTCGAACATCCCCGGCGAGACCCAGACCCTGCCGTCGGCCATCTACACCCTGACCCAGGTGCCGGGCGGCGAGGCCGGGGCGATGCGCCTAACCCTGATCTCGATCGCCGTCTCGATGGCAGCGCTCGTCCTCTCGGAGCTGCTCGCCCGCGGCGTCGCCCGCCGGCTCGCGGCGTGA
- the modC gene encoding molybdenum ABC transporter ATP-binding protein encodes MSGLSVAVAHRQGAFRLDAAFEAESGVTALFGRSGSGKTTLIDVVAGLVRPERARVTLDGETLVDTETGRFVPPHRRRVGYVFQESRLFPHLDVRGNLLFGRRLARGTDGIGFDDVVGLLGIGHLLARRPAGLSGGERQRVAIGRALLARPRLLLMDEPLAALDEARKAEILPFLERLRDRGGVPILYVSHALPEVVRLADRVVVLEAGRVVASGPVDAVSARLDVGPLRAAREAGAVLAATVEAHDPAFALTRLATAAGPLHVPLLDRGVGAPVRILVSARDVTLSLARPEGTSALNVLAGTVAEIGAAAPGDPGTEVRLDCGGAALVVRLTRRSLAEMGLGPGLPVFAAVKSIALVEGPARCAAPPGA; translated from the coding sequence ATGAGCGGGCTGTCCGTCGCGGTCGCGCACCGGCAGGGCGCCTTCCGGCTCGACGCCGCCTTCGAGGCGGAGAGCGGCGTCACGGCCCTGTTCGGGCGCTCCGGCTCGGGCAAGACCACGCTCATCGACGTCGTCGCCGGGCTGGTGCGCCCCGAGCGGGCCCGCGTGACCCTCGACGGCGAGACGCTGGTGGACACGGAGACGGGACGCTTCGTGCCGCCGCACCGCCGCCGCGTCGGCTACGTCTTCCAGGAGAGCCGGCTGTTCCCGCATCTCGACGTGCGCGGCAACCTGCTGTTCGGGCGCCGGCTCGCCCGCGGCACCGACGGGATCGGCTTCGACGACGTGGTGGGACTCCTCGGCATCGGCCACCTCCTCGCGCGCCGCCCGGCAGGGCTCTCCGGCGGCGAGCGGCAGCGGGTGGCGATCGGCCGGGCGCTGCTGGCCCGGCCCCGCCTGCTCCTGATGGACGAGCCGCTGGCGGCGCTGGACGAGGCCCGCAAGGCCGAGATCCTGCCCTTCCTCGAGCGCCTGCGCGATCGCGGAGGCGTGCCGATCCTCTACGTCTCGCACGCCCTGCCCGAGGTCGTGCGGCTCGCCGACCGGGTCGTGGTGCTGGAGGCGGGCCGGGTCGTCGCGAGCGGCCCCGTGGACGCGGTGAGCGCGCGCCTCGACGTGGGACCGCTGCGCGCCGCCCGCGAGGCCGGCGCGGTGCTCGCCGCCACCGTGGAGGCGCACGATCCCGCCTTCGCGCTGACGCGGCTCGCGACGGCGGCGGGGCCCCTCCATGTACCGCTCCTCGACCGGGGCGTGGGCGCGCCCGTGCGCATCCTCGTCTCGGCCCGCGACGTGACCCTCAGCCTCGCCCGGCCCGAGGGCACGAGCGCGCTCAACGTGCTGGCCGGCACGGTCGCGGAGATCGGCGCCGCCGCGCCCGGCGACCCCGGCACGGAGGTCCGCCTCGATTGCGGCGGCGCGGCCCTTGTGGTGCGCCTGACCCGCCGTTCCCTCGCCGAGATGGGTCTCGGCCCCGGTCTTCCGGTCTTCGCTGCGGTGAAGAGCATCGCGCTGGTGGAGGGCCCGGCTCGCTGCGCCGCGCCGCCGGGGGCCTGA
- a CDS encoding glycosyltransferase 87 family protein produces the protein MSATPPAASPALAAPPVPRAAPAPDARRSLWGVLALSLLLGLVLSAAGVALKERVVRALPAAHEAVAPPSGIRTFLDDAIDSWKPMKLALRIHESPAGDRLWETLREFQVSGATGAAGDLSDFTETKKFQYPLTSLLPIAALEDAGLGSIRSLNTINLAAFGIAAAAVALLAVLRLPAGGRAGALVVGVTALAFALAFYPDFYALRNGNIQLWINALFALACLAWLGGSTAAAGALIALAAMIKPQLGALLLWAVLWRNWSFCAGFLCVAVPAALAAVAVFGLHNNLAYLEVMSTMSRLGERLYANESINGIAHRLADGGVEGVLTRDADYYAPYYRSVHLATLAGGSLLTALALLPAWLRRGTPATLADFALASICFTIASPIVWPFHYGTLLPVYVIALAVLLDRPRDGWSVPLLWMLGASWVLAASYMPFLRLLYERPWNLAGNPHFFAALLLIAVLVQGAGLLRRGAAPARGRPDLVGGSVLAGS, from the coding sequence ATGTCAGCGACCCCGCCAGCGGCCTCTCCGGCCCTCGCCGCCCCGCCCGTCCCGCGCGCCGCTCCGGCCCCCGACGCGCGGCGGAGCCTGTGGGGCGTCCTCGCTCTGAGCCTGCTGCTCGGCCTGGTGCTCAGCGCAGCGGGCGTCGCGCTCAAGGAGCGGGTCGTGCGCGCGCTGCCGGCCGCCCACGAGGCGGTCGCGCCACCCTCCGGCATCCGCACCTTCCTCGACGATGCGATCGATTCGTGGAAGCCGATGAAGCTGGCGCTGCGCATCCACGAGAGCCCGGCCGGCGACCGCCTCTGGGAGACCCTGCGGGAGTTCCAGGTTTCCGGCGCCACCGGGGCGGCGGGCGACCTGTCTGATTTCACCGAGACCAAGAAGTTCCAGTACCCGCTGACCAGCCTGCTGCCGATCGCGGCTCTGGAAGACGCGGGCCTCGGAAGCATCCGCAGCCTCAACACGATCAACCTGGCGGCCTTCGGCATCGCCGCCGCGGCTGTGGCCCTGCTGGCAGTGCTCCGCTTGCCCGCGGGCGGGCGGGCGGGCGCCCTGGTGGTGGGGGTGACGGCGCTCGCCTTCGCGCTCGCCTTCTACCCGGATTTCTACGCCCTGCGGAACGGCAACATCCAGCTCTGGATCAACGCCCTCTTCGCGCTCGCCTGCCTCGCCTGGCTCGGCGGCAGCACCGCCGCCGCGGGCGCGCTGATCGCGCTCGCCGCGATGATCAAGCCGCAGCTCGGGGCGCTGCTGCTCTGGGCCGTGCTGTGGCGCAACTGGTCCTTCTGCGCGGGCTTCCTCTGCGTCGCCGTGCCGGCCGCGCTCGCGGCGGTCGCGGTCTTCGGGCTGCACAACAACCTCGCCTATCTGGAGGTGATGAGCACCATGTCGCGGCTGGGCGAGCGGCTCTACGCCAACGAGTCGATCAACGGCATCGCCCACCGGCTCGCCGACGGCGGCGTCGAGGGTGTGCTGACCCGCGACGCGGACTACTACGCGCCTTATTACCGCAGCGTGCACCTGGCGACGCTGGCAGGGGGCAGCCTCCTCACGGCGCTGGCGTTGCTCCCGGCCTGGCTGCGCCGGGGCACGCCCGCCACGCTCGCGGATTTCGCGCTCGCCTCGATCTGCTTCACGATCGCCTCGCCGATCGTCTGGCCCTTCCACTACGGCACGCTGCTGCCGGTCTACGTCATTGCCCTGGCGGTGCTGCTCGACCGGCCGCGGGACGGCTGGAGCGTGCCGCTCCTCTGGATGCTCGGCGCCTCGTGGGTCCTGGCGGCGAGCTACATGCCCTTTCTGCGGCTCCTGTACGAGCGGCCGTGGAACCTCGCGGGCAACCCGCATTTCTTCGCGGCGCTGCTGCTGATCGCGGTGCTCGTGCAGGGCGCAGGCCTGTTGCGGCGGGGTGCGGCCCCGGCCCGTGGGCGCCCGGACCTCGTCGGCGGCTCCGTCTTGGCAGGCAGCTAG